The genomic DNA GCGAGAAGCGCGGCGGCCATCGAGCCGAGGAACAGGGACACGGAGAAGGACGCGGGCAGGGCGAACGCGAGCCCGAGCGCGATGGGGGAGGGGAGGAACCGCTGGACGCGAGGGGAGGCCCACCGCTCCAGCAGGACGAGTCCCACGCCGAGCACGAGGCCCCCCAGCACGCCCCAGCGAGCCGCCTCGGACAGGTGTCCCAGTCCCGAGGAGAGGGCGCGGGCCATGGCGGCCACGAAGTAGCCGCTGGGGGCGGGGAAGCGCTCCTCGGAGAGCGCGGAGCCGTCGGGCACGAGCAGGTAGAAGACGGGGACGATGAGGGCCGAGCCCACGACGCACCCGCAGAGCTGGGCGAGGAAGGTCTGCCGCGAGGGGACGCCGAGCAGGGAGCCCGCCTTCACGTCGGTGAGCAGGTCCGCGCTGGAGGCGGCGACGTTGCCCGCGAGGCTCGCGGCCATGGCGTTGGGCAGGGCCTGTCCCGGCAGCAGCGCGCCGAAGACGAGCTGCGCCACATGGCCGAGGGCCCCATAGGGCGTCACATCCGTCTCGCCCGTGGCCCGGCACGCCACGGCCGCGAGCGCGAAGGACAGGAGCACGCCCAGCAGGCCGAGGAAGAAGGGGACCTCGAAGGCGACCGAGCCCACCGCCGCGAGCGCGAGGGACAGCAGCGTCACGCCGATCCGGAACCACGAGATGGGCACGTCGCGCGGATCAGCCGCCTCGCCCTGGCGTGAGGAGCGCAGTCCTCCGAAGGCGCGGCGCACGAGTCCCGGTTGGATGGCCAGATGGGTGAGGGAAGCGCTCGTCGCCAGGGCGGCCCCGGGCCACAGACTCCACTCGAGGATGCCGAGGTAGCCCGTCTCGGGCAGCAATCCGTGCGAGTGCAGCCACGGAGCGAGCACACCAAAGCAGATTCCCGCGCCGAGCAGCATGGAGGCGCCGATGCGGGGCCCCACGATGGCGCCGGTGCCCAGCGGCAGCAGGGTCAGGTCCAGGGCGAAGGTGAGCTGGGCGAGCGGCACGCCGAGCACCGCGCCGGGCATGGCGAGCGCGGCGGGCACCCAGGCGAACCCATCGCGAGCGAGTGCCAGGAGGCCCGCGCCGGCCGCGCCCAGGCCGAGTGCCCGGGCGCCGCGCCTGCCCTCGTCATCCCCGGCATGGAAGGAGCGGGCGATGGACGCCGCGGCGATGCCCG from Melittangium boletus DSM 14713 includes the following:
- a CDS encoding OPT family oligopeptide transporter, with the protein product MSALTPRAIGLGSVLGALMCLSNLYVGLKTGLGFPAALIACVVGLGTQRALLRLSPSLFGPALSLPETSAMQSVASAAGYSTGGTIINASVGYLLLSGHHPPLWALLLWTLFSSALGVFIALPLQRAFLRQDPLPFPSGIAAASIARSFHAGDDEGRRGARALGLGAAGAGLLALARDGFAWVPAALAMPGAVLGVPLAQLTFALDLTLLPLGTGAIVGPRIGASMLLGAGICFGVLAPWLHSHGLLPETGYLGILEWSLWPGAALATSASLTHLAIQPGLVRRAFGGLRSSRQGEAADPRDVPISWFRIGVTLLSLALAAVGSVAFEVPFFLGLLGVLLSFALAAVACRATGETDVTPYGALGHVAQLVFGALLPGQALPNAMAASLAGNVAASSADLLTDVKAGSLLGVPSRQTFLAQLCGCVVGSALIVPVFYLLVPDGSALSEERFPAPSGYFVAAMARALSSGLGHLSEAARWGVLGGLVLGVGLVLLERWASPRVQRFLPSPIALGLAFALPASFSVSLFLGSMAAALLARVKPDAAQALTVPLASGLIAGESLVGLAAVLVASAA